In the Streptomyces sp. f51 genome, one interval contains:
- the rsmD gene encoding 16S rRNA (guanine(966)-N(2))-methyltransferase RsmD produces the protein MTRVIAGRAGGRRLAVPPGTGTRPTSDRAREGLFSTWESLLGGPLEGERVLDLYAGSGAVGLEALSRGAGHTLLVEADARAARTVRDNVRTLGLPGAEVRAGKAEQIVRTAAPSEPYDLVFLDPPYVVPDDDLREILLTLRTGGWLAEDALVTVERSTRGGVFGWPEGFEALRARRYGEGTFWYGRAASTCEDAR, from the coding sequence ATGACCCGCGTGATCGCCGGCCGGGCCGGCGGACGCCGTCTGGCCGTGCCGCCGGGCACCGGCACCCGCCCCACCTCCGACCGGGCACGCGAGGGCCTCTTCTCCACCTGGGAGTCCCTGCTCGGCGGCCCGCTGGAGGGCGAGCGCGTCCTCGACCTGTACGCCGGATCGGGCGCCGTCGGCCTGGAGGCGCTCAGCCGCGGTGCCGGGCACACCCTGCTCGTGGAGGCGGACGCCCGCGCGGCCAGGACCGTCCGCGACAACGTCAGGACGCTGGGCCTGCCCGGCGCCGAGGTCAGAGCGGGCAAAGCGGAGCAGATCGTACGGACGGCGGCGCCGTCGGAGCCTTACGACCTGGTCTTCCTCGACCCCCCGTACGTCGTCCCGGACGACGATCTTCGGGAGATTCTGCTCACACTCCGCACCGGGGGCTGGCTCGCGGAGGATGCGCTCGTCACCGTGGAGCGCAGCACCAGAGGCGGTGTGTTCGGCTGGCCCGAGGGTTTCGAGGCCCTGAGGGCCCGTCGTTACGGCGAGGGCACGTTTTGGTACGGTCGCGCCGCCTCTACGTGCGAAGACGCACGATGA